In the genome of Arabidopsis thaliana chromosome 4, partial sequence, the window GTAATCAGAATCGTTGCAAAACTGATTGTTGCTGCAGTCATCAGCTCCCCACCTAGGCATTTCCCATTGCACATTGTTCCCTTCCACAAATACTAAGGAAAACCATTCTTAGATTACTCGATTCTCAATCAAAAAGACagcttaaataaaaaaatgaaagagtaaGAGAATATACCTCGGTCAGTTTCAGAATACAgttcatcatcaagaacagGTGAAAATATTGTATCCATATTCGACGCATTTTTGGAACTGTCTTCAACTAGCAGGTCTTGGGGTTCATTTGTTACAACATCCCTAGTAGAAGAATCCAAACCTATAGTAATCAAAAGCATCATCAgaacaaatttaaaacaaaaagatgaccGACCTATTTGTAGAATTCAAGAAACAAGCCTTACCTATATTCTGTTCCTCGTTGTTGTTGCAATTCTGAGTAGCAGTGACCAAAAGTTCCATTCTCTCCGATATTTTGGGATCAAAGCATGAATTTTTAACATCCTTATGAGGTTTCTTACAAACACCAAgaactcttttctctcttaacGAGTCCTTGCTTATCTTGctcttcattttcaaaaatggCATTGGCATAGTCTCTAGAAATACAACAACAAGCTGCAAAAGAAATGGTCTCAAGATCAAACCAGCAGCAGATACTGCAAAACAAAGTCAGCTTGTTGATGAAATTACAGAATATAGTAAGATAAACATACGGATCTGTAACAGGAATTTTTGATCATTTTCACAAACTCAAACACAAGTCAACcgataaaaccaaaataaaattgctAAGAAACGTTAAACACAgataattaacaatcaaaattgcagaaaaacaacaagaatTAGATTGagctaaggaagaagaagaagaagacctacctgaagaagcaagagttttttttttcttcctcctctctggtttttttctttctgaaagaCAATTCCACGAATGAGAGAAGCTTATTAGTTAttacgttttttttattccgatcaaaaacttttggtgGGCGGGTTCTTAACCTGTAATAAGATGACACGTATAGAGTTTTATCCAGCTCAGCTACTCACCCTTGTAACTTGACACGTGCTTCTccttttaattcttttaaaatttgaagttaGGTATAATGGGCTTAGGCCCATATTACACGTAGGCTCGGACCAACGTCCTTATCCATTAATCAATCATTTAAAAACTCCCAGATTCTTTCTCTCCGCGCGTTGTTTTAGTAGCGCGTGACCTTTACTTTTCTCGAatctaaaatttcaaaaaaaatctccaattattttttaagccttttttttaatagaatctCAGACAACAActgttttaaacaaaatatgtaaaattaagCTTATTATTATCCAAAACCTATTCATGTCTTAATTGAAAATCtgctaaaaatatataaagttaataaaaaaagtaattaagctaccaaataatgataattaacaCATATACCATTTTCTTTACATAACtttccaaaaatttgaatttctttcctttttcccGAACTCATTATTTAGTCccaaattcaaaagaaataaaataaataaaaaagaggtttttttcttctttttcttccgaTATACTCGAAGTCAATAGAACGAAAGAGATACAAACATCAAGAATctttattttgggttttagaaTTGCTCGTCAAAGAATCGTGAATCTAAGAAGTTTTTGAATTCAAATCtgatttgtgttgttttccgGTAATccggagagagagaggaataATGGGTGGTGGTGGCGGCAGCGTTAGTAACGCGAATGGAGGTGTTCCGGCGTCTTCGAGGAAGGTTATTCAGGATTTGAAGGAGATTGTGGAGTGTTCTGAGTTAGAGATTTATGCGATGCTTGTTGAGTGCGATATGAATCCTGATGAAGCTGTTAATCGTCTTCTCTCTCAAGGTTCGTTCTTCCAGCTTCAATAgctttttatctcttttttagtttctggGTTTTAGCTTCGAATTTGTTTAATGGAACTtgaatagcaaaaaaaaaatcaaaacttcaaGGAGTTTTAATTTAACCTTGTGAAGAAATTTTTGCAATCATGTTGAATCTGTTAGAACTTCTTGTATAAGAGAATGTGTCAGAACTTTATTTGATTTCCTTAAGTTTCTTGAAATAGTAatgttattttggattttgttgaatcttttttgttatctgtttctggaaataaatatataaatcagtttttttctctttttttatgttaCAGTTTCTTATAATGTTGTTTCGTTAAAACTTTTCAGATACTTTTCATGAGGTGAAGAGTAAacgagagaaaaagaaagaggttTGTCgaatataacataaaacagCTACTAGTTTAGTTACTAATGCCATATAGCTTTAGAtgattaaaatctttttatctgattttcatttatttgtcTGTTTGTTCAGACTAAAGACCATGCAGACTCCTGGACGCGTAATGTCCCGAATCGTGGAGCTAGAAGCGGTAATGACAGTTACAATACCTCTCGAGGTGGCAGAAACAAGTATAAATCTAATGGTAGTAAGATGCAAATTGTGCAAGAGatagttttctcttttttcttatgttcGTTGTGGTTTTGGTTATCTTGAAAAATGTCTAAACTTGTTTCTGGATTTTGCTTCAGAGACAGGAAAAATTCAAGGTGTACCTGTGAATAGAAGAGAAAACGGAGCACGTAATCATTTGGCTGGATCTTCTGCATCATCTGGTTTGCTTGGACGCCTACCTGGTTTGCTTAGACGCCAACCACCATCAAACAGGTTCTTACCTTCATGTGGTCTTTTGGTATCTAATTTTCGTAACAATGTCCAATATTTTGTGTTATCTTAGTATCTCCTTTGCATTGCAGTGATCTTCCAAGCTCTAAAGTCAAGAAAGCACCAACGACCCCCAGTGATGCAGTTACTTTGTCTTCGTTGCCTTTTCCTGCGTATCAATCAGCTTGGGCTAGCGCTAACCCTGGGCAAAGAACTATGGCTGAAATTGTGAAAATGGGTAGACCTAACCTGCAGAAGAATGTCGCTTTGCCTCGTTCATCAGAGGCTCAAGAGAGCAGCAGTAAAGCCCCTTTGAAGGATGAATGCCCTTCAATTGAGAAGCAAGACGTTTCTTATCTATCATCCTCTGTCTTGAAACCATCTGCTGAATCTAAGATTTCTTCCGACCAATTTAGTGAGTCTCAACATTTGGATGAGACTCTTTTGGATGACATCCACCGCGAAACAAAAACTTATCCAACTGGGTCTCCTCCTGATGTGGATCACAATCCGCTAGCTTCAGTATCAAGCAGAAATTTGGTTGACGATGAATCTAGAGATTCCTTAGTATGTGACgatgaaaataacaaagctGAAAGACATTCTTATGAGGAAAATCAAGGTGAGATATCCATATTCTCTGTGTGAGTCTtctttttatctctttcttcctctttgtcaTGTTTTCTAATGTTTGCTTTTTCCATTATTTTCAGATGAAGATGTTTCTACTTCTGTTGCTACTGGTTTTCAGCAACTAACTATTTACAATGAAGAAGAGCAGGAAGCATTaccaaaggaagaaaaacatgCGGTGATAATCCCCAATCACCTGCAAGTCCATACCTCGGAATGCTTGCACTTAATGTTCGGTTGTTTTTCTTCTGGGATAGGATCTGGTCAACCTAGTGCCTTGAATGATAACTTGGAAGAACCACTAGTAGCAGAGGATGATTCATCATTCAGACATCCCGACACTAACTtctatggagaagaagaagcagaacagCCGAGAAATGCTGTTACAAATGAACAAGTGTCTTATCAAATCGATTCAAGTACCCAAAATTATAATTCTGCCACAGATTCTAAGACAGACGCAGTGCAACATGAACCGCCTCAAGAAGTCATCAATACAAGTTTTCGTCTTCCGAAGGTTACAGATTTGAAAACAACCAACTGTTCCATCCTCCATCAGAAACAAATCCTCAGAGGCAGAATCTCGATACCTACCCCAACATAATGGTAAACATCAAACACTATTCAGATTTAAAAATCTATCACACAATCGAAAAGGATCACTGAAAAGATTTTAACCATatctactattttttttttcttaatgtgCAGCAGCAAGGATATACAAGTTCGTTACCCAACACTCTACTCCCATCAGGCATTCAAGATGGAAGAGAATCTAATCTTCACTACTCGCCTTTCACAACACTATACAACACTGAAATTTCCATGGCCGAGGTAACCAAATCCCCGTTTCTCTTTCATATGATCTTATTCTAAGCTTTCCTTCAATACCATTGCTTACACAAATTTGATTGCAGGCACTAAGAGCTGCGAGTATTTCACCTCAAAACGCAATACCCAGTGCAGGACAGCAAGCAGCAACTCTTGCACAACATCTTGCCTTAAATCCCTACTCTCATCAGCCTGAGATGCCTTTAGGACATTATGGCAATTTGATAAGCTACCCATTCATGGCACAGTGTTACAACCCTTTCATGCTTTCAGCTTTTCAACAAGTGTTTCCTACTGGTAATCATCAGTCTTTAGTTGATATGCTTATGCAATACAAGACTCAAACAACCGCTCCTCCTGTTCCTCCTCCCTCTGCCTATGGGTTCGGTGGAGGCGCTGTCTCAAGTAATAACTTCCCTTTGAATCCCACAAGTGCTGCAAACTCCTACGAAGATGTCTTGAGCTCACAGTTTAATGAGAGCAACCACTTGGCATCATCTCTTCAGCAGCAGGTAAACCATGAAATTCTTCTCAGGTTTTATAATCATGTTGGTgtgttttggttctgtttgGTTTCCTTCCTCTGTTTAGTCAGCTGGAATTTATACTGGAGTATtcgattttatttatttttgttcgaTTTTGGATGGGTTTGGCTCAGTTTTGAACTGTTGGATTTTAAGAAAATCGGTGCAGTTTGGTTTCTGTTATTTGTGCGTTCTCTTTTTCGCAAACCTTAACGAGtagctttctttgttttgctttgatcTACAGAACGAAAAAACAACAGCATGGCATCAAGGACAACAAGCCAACTCGCGAGTGGTTCCAGGAAGCGGATATTACAGCTACCCTGGTCATCAGAATCAGCAGCCTCCCGGTTTCCGTCAAGCCCAACAACTGCAACATCAGCAGCAGTCgtctcaacaacaacaacaacaacaacattatgGAGGACATGGGTATGTGAGTCCTTACCATTCACAAGCTGTAATGTCACTAGAACATCTTCATCACCAATACCAACAACAGCAAAACGCTAGAGACGCGTCGAAACAGTCCCAACAATAGTTATGGCCCAACAACTACTGATGAAAAGCAATCCATTCAAATCCTTCTTTCCCCCTTATTTTCATCTCTCATTCCAGAGCAGCGATGGGATGATTCCGTTGTTTGAAAATGGCgttgtgttgtgtgtgtgtttaagGTTCAGGGTAGGGTCTTATGAGAGGGTTTTGTGAGAGAACCTTCAATGGGTTAACTTGTTTACTTGCTAACCTTCTTATATTACTAAAAAGAactctatttttctttcttgtctgtttcttatcattttactttttaactaTTTAGTCTTGACATTCTATATCAGACCAAACTTCATAGTAAAGATTATTAAGCTTAGCATGTCCTGACTAACCTGCGTCATATTAAATAGtatggaaagagaagaaaaatttgaaaacagagaaattcaATTACTATTTACACATTTTGACGGTGTGATTATGCTAATTTATCTACTATTAAATAAGTTGTGTATAATGAAGAAAGCTAATCAAATCAtgtgttctttgtttggtACTAGTCTACTACACAATATTTAATTGGATAGTATAGTTAATAGAGAGATGTGTACTTATCTAACTCTGGAAAACCACGTCATGTGAGATTTGTTAACAAAACGACACATTTTGccgttttatttgttttcagcTCCAAAAATTCAAGTCATCTCTGtgtttaaaaattttaatatgaGAGAGACGCTGTACCTTTTTGTCAAACATAGTTGACACTTTAATTCGGTCGAAGTGTTTACTGGAATTCAAACTTACAACTTCGACCCCTCCATTTTAAAATTACGGTTCCCAATGGTGACGAAACCGCACGTTGCAGTACAATTTTAATACTCCctccatttttatttagttgatGTTTTAGGAGAATACACAtgcataaaaaaattatttaacttttatctattttaaaactaaaatatcatCTATTATT includes:
- a CDS encoding Serine/Threonine-kinase, putative (DUF1296) (Kinase-related protein of unknown function (DUF1296); CONTAINS InterPro DOMAIN/s: Protein of unknown function DUF1296 (InterPro:IPR009719); BEST Arabidopsis thaliana protein match is: Kinase-related protein of unknown function (DUF1296) (TAIR:AT1G29350.1); Has 231 Blast hits to 188 proteins in 50 species: Archae - 0; Bacteria - 2; Metazoa - 55; Fungi - 21; Plants - 25; Viruses - 0; Other Eukaryotes - 128 (source: NCBI BLink).); the encoded protein is MGGGGGSVSNANGGVPASSRKVIQDLKEIVECSELEIYAMLVECDMNPDEAVNRLLSQDTFHEVKSKREKKKETKDHADSWTRNVPNRGARSGNDSYNTSRGGRNKYKSNETGKIQGVPVNRRENGARNHLAGSSASSGLLGRLPGLLRRQPPSNSDLPSSKVKKAPTTPSDAVTLSSLPFPAYQSAWASANPGQRTMAEIVKMGRPNLQKNVALPRSSEAQESSSKAPLKDECPSIEKQDVSYLSSSVLKPSAESKISSDQFSESQHLDETLLDDIHRETKTYPTGSPPDVDHNPLASVSSRNLVDDESRDSLVCDDENNKAERHSYEENQDEDVSTSVATGFQQLTIYNEEEQEALPKEEKHAVIIPNHLQVHTSECLHLMFGCFSSGIGSGQPSALNDNLEEPLVAEDDSSFRHPDTNFYGEEEAEQPRNAVTNEQVSYQIDSSYRFENNQLFHPPSETNPQRQNLDTYPNIMQQGYTSSLPNTLLPSGIQDGRESNLHYSPFTTLYNTEISMAEALRAASISPQNAIPSAGQQAATLAQHLALNPYSHQPEMPLGHYGNLISYPFMAQCYNPFMLSAFQQVFPTGNHQSLVDMLMQYKTQTTAPPVPPPSAYGFGGGAVSSNNFPLNPTSAANSYEDVLSSQFNESNHLASSLQQQNEKTTAWHQGQQANSRVVPGSGYYSYPGHQNQQPPGFRQAQQLQHQQQSSQQQQQQQHYGGHGYVSPYHSQAVMSLEHLHHQYQQQQNARDASKQSQQ